The following nucleotide sequence is from uncultured Roseateles sp..
TTGAGCTTGGAGCCCAGCTCGGCGTAGGCGGCCGGGCTTTTCCAGTCCATCTCGCGCAGCTGGCGTATCAGCGCGGCATGGGGCTCCCAGCCGGGCAGCAGCTTGGACTGGGCGCTGAGGTCCAGCGCGCCGGCGCTGTTGACGATGGCGGCGTCGCCTATCGTGGCCTCGGTGACATGGTCCATATCGGCCACCACCACGGCGCCCGAGATTGCCACGCTCTTGTTGTTCTGCTGGTTGTCGCCGGCCGGAGGAGGGTCCGAGTGGGCGCGCTCGTCGACGGCGGCCGAGGCGCGGAAGATGGGGGTGTCCACCGCCCTGGCGCTGACGGTGGTGCTGCCCTGGCTGGTCAGCCGGGCGGCGGGGGCGATGGCGGCGCTGACCCGGTTGTCGATATCGGCGAAGGCGACGCTGGCCGACAGGCCGAACTTCTCCTTGTTGCCGCTGCGGCCGTCGGAGCCGGGGATCTTGGCAATCAGGCCGGTCAGGCCCTCGATGAAGGAGCCGTCCAGCGTGCGCGCGCTGGTCACCGCTTCGCCGACGTTCTGCGGCTTGCCGGCGGTGCCGGCGGCGGCCTGCACACTGCTGGTGCCATCGTCGAGCAGGGCGGCCACCTTGATGGCACCGGCCTGGGCCGTGCCGGCCAGACGGGCGTCGAACAGGGTCTTGCTGAGGCCCACCGAGACGCCGGCCGAGGCCATGCCGTCCTGGAAGGAGCCGCCGCTGCTGGCCACCTCGAAGCTCTTGGCGCCGCCGGCGTCCAGGCTCAGCGTGCGCCCGGCCGTGAGCTGGCTGGCGGCCGTGCTGCGCACGGTGGCGGTCTGCTCGGCAAAGCCCAGCGCCACCGCCGCATTGGCATAGCTGGTCGGATTGGAGGCATTGTTATTGGCATTGCCGATATTGGTGGTGCCGACCTCGACCGACACGGTGTTGTCGGCCTGGGCCTTCAGCAGCACATCGCGGCCGGCCTGCAGGCTGGCCTGAGCTATGTCTATGCTGGCCCGCGAGGTTGATTCGCCATAGCCGACGCCGATGATGGTGCTGCGCACATTCATGCGCGCCTCGGCCCGCGAGGTGGCGCGCATGTCGATGTCGCCGCTGCTGGCCTGCAGCAGCGAACCGCCGCCGACGCTGATGCCGGCCTCGGCCTTGGAGACCGTCACGTCGACGAACAGGCGCAGCGAGGTGAAGAAGTCCAGCAGCGTGTTCTCCAGCGACTGGAAGGGCGTGGGGTTCTGCGCCGACTGGCTGGCGGCGAAGAGGTATTTGTCGTCGGCGGTGGCGCGCAGCTGCACATCGGCGCCCTTGAGCGTGGAGCCGCTGATGGCGATGCGGGCCGACTGGTCCTCGGTGGAGCCGAAGCTGGCGCGCGAGGCATCGTCGCTGGCGCTCAGGCGCAGCAGGGCGCCGGCCTGGCCGGCCGAGCCCTGGGCCAGCAGGCGGGCGTTGTTGCGCAGCTCGATCTGGGTGGCGGCCAGTTCGATGCCGCCCGAGGGGCCCTGCGAGGGCGCGCTCTCGTGCTCGGCGGCGGTGCCGACCCTGGGGCCCAGATCGCGGCCGCTCAGCAGCGCGCCGTCCAGGCTGAGCTTGCCGCCGGCCTGCGCCGTCACGGCCGCGCCGCCGCTGGGGCTCAGCGCACCGTACACCTCGCCGGCCAGGGCGATGTCGGCGCTGCCCAGCAGGCGGATGCGGCCGCCCGCCGTGCTGACGCCGGCGGCGCTGTCCAGGCCGCTGACATTGACCAGGCTGGCGAAGGCCGCCGCCCCGCCGGGCCCGGCGGCGATGCGCGAGCCGCCCTCGGCCGTGAGCTGGCCGGCGGCCAGGCTGATGGCGTCGGCGGCGTTGAGCCGGCCCTGCACGCGTACCAGGCCGAAGGGGCTCAAGGGATAGCTGCCGGTCAGCGCCTGCAGCACAGCGCCGTCGCCGATGCCGCCCTGGCCATCGATCAACTGGCCCATGAACAGCGGCGTCGGCGCGGCCAGGGTCAGGCTGCCGGCGTTGAGCACGCCGCTGGCACCGACGACGAAGCCGGCACTGTTGAAGAAGTAGACATTGCCGCCGATGCGGCCGTCCTTGTAGGCATTGACCCAGCCGTCGATCTGGGAGGGCGGCCCCGAGACGCTGTTGATCAGGTTGGCGCTGCCGGCGGGCAGGAGCAGATTGACCTGCTGGCCGCCGGCGACGTCGAAGCGCGAGAAGCTGTTGAAGGCGGTGCTGCCGCGCGTGGTGGCGGTCGTCACGGTGGCCAGATTGCCCTGCTGGCTGACCTGGGTGGCGGTGCGCTGGTCGGGCACCACCTGGATCGTCTGGCTGGGCGTTTGGCCAACGGCGGCGGGCGTTGCCACCATCAGGCTCATGCCCAGACCGCTGGCCCAGGCGCAGCGGCGCAGCACGCAAAGATATTGACGGCGCAGGTATCCGATGGCGGCGGCGGTCATATTGTTCTCCCTGACTTCGCGGAACCAGGTCCGACTCTCGCCGCTTGAGCGTCCGCCGACCATTGGGCAGAAGGACTAGTACCCCCCTGTTTCACGGCGCAGGGGCCGTGACTTAGCGCCGCCCCGGCGCGCACGTTCTGGGCTAGCATCGTTGCGCGTTGAGTGGCGGATCGTTCGCGGGAGGGCGAGTTGGATCGAATGCTGGGGCGTCTTGCGGGGCTAGGAGCCTGTCGGGCTTGGGGTCGGGCCCGCGCCGGGACGAGTTGCGGCGCCAGACTAGGCGTCGGCGAGGCGTGGGATGGGTCGCCCACAACGAGCCGGCAACGACGTATGGCACCGCAAATCGTCCCGGCCCTTCGGGTTGAGTCTGCAAGGGGGCGCATCCGTCGTTGCAAATGCGCGCCGGGTGTACAACCCGGCTGTGCTTTGCGCCAGGGCCAGGAGGCCCTGGCCTTCGCCAGGCACAGGCAGTCCTCAGGACTGCCTGTGTCCGGGCTCAGCCTAGGCTGCACCCCCTCGCAGGCTCAACGCGGGCCCGACCCCAAGCCCGACCCCAAGCCCGACAGGCTCCTAGAGTTGCCGACCAGGCTATGGCTTGCATCGGCCTGGCGGCTGTTGGCGCTGCTGCTGGTGGCCTGGATGGCGGCCGGCGCGGCATGGGCAAGCGAACCGGCGCTGCGGCTTGAGCCGGCCGAGCGGGCCTGGATCGCCGCCCATCGCGACCGGGTGCTGACCGTCGGCTTCGACCCCTATGCCGGCCTCGACAGCTTCGAGTTCCAGGGCCGGCGCCGGGGCCTGCTGCCGGCCCTGCTGAAAGACATGGGCGAGCAGCTGGGCCTGCGCCTGGAGCCGGCCGAGGTGAAGAGCTGGGACGATGCCTACAGCCGCTTCGTGGCCGGCAAGATCGATGTGCTCTATGGCGCCAACGTCACGCCCGAGCGCGAGAAGATCATGCGCTTCACCGCCCCGGCGCAGAAGTACCCCTACACCGTGTTCGCGCGCAAGGACTCCAGCGTGCAGACGCTGGGCGATCTGGACGGCAAGCGGGTCGGCTTCCTGGCCAATGACTTCGTCATCGAGCAGCTGCCCAAGGAGTTCCCGAATATCCACTTCCAGGAGGTCAGCTTCGACGACCAGCAGCTGGGCCTGAAGGCGCTGGAGGCGGGTCAGGTGGATGGCTTCGTCACCGCCGGCGGTGGCATCGAGTACGAGTTCCTGCACGAGCATCCCGGCCTGACCCTGGTGGCCGAGCTGAAGGCCATCACCTCGGACATGACCTTCGCGGTGGCCAGGGATCAGGCGCTGCTGGGCCAGATCATCAACCGCTATCTGGAGCAGCGCCGTGACGCCATCCGCACCCTGGCCGCCGAGGCAGGCCGCCTCTACAACCGCAAGGTGCTGCGCCTGACCGAGGCCGAGCTGCGCTGGCTGGACCAGCAGGGCGAGGCGGTGGTCGGCGTGGCGGAGGACTATCTGCCCTTCGACCACTTTGACAAGGGCCGCTACAAGGGCATTGCCGGGGCCACGCTGGAGCGCATCGCCGACATCGTCGGCATCCGCTTCAAGGTGGTCGGCGCCCCGTTCGCGCAGCTGATCGAGCGGGCCAAGACCGGCGAGGTCCATGTGCTGAACATGGCCAAGACCGACGACCGCCTGGCCCACTTCCTGTTTCCCCGGGCCATCAGCACCGAGCGCGACATCATCGTCGGGCTCAAGACCAGCCCGCCGGTGCAGGATGTCTATGACCTGGACGGCCAGCCGGTGGCGGTGATCGACGGTTTCTGGCACGAGGAATACCTGCGCAAGAACCTGAAGCGGCCGCTGATCGTCAAGA
It contains:
- a CDS encoding transporter substrate-binding domain-containing protein, with the translated sequence MPTRLWLASAWRLLALLLVAWMAAGAAWASEPALRLEPAERAWIAAHRDRVLTVGFDPYAGLDSFEFQGRRRGLLPALLKDMGEQLGLRLEPAEVKSWDDAYSRFVAGKIDVLYGANVTPEREKIMRFTAPAQKYPYTVFARKDSSVQTLGDLDGKRVGFLANDFVIEQLPKEFPNIHFQEVSFDDQQLGLKALEAGQVDGFVTAGGGIEYEFLHEHPGLTLVAELKAITSDMTFAVARDQALLGQIINRYLEQRRDAIRTLAAEAGRLYNRKVLRLTEAELRWLDQQGEAVVGVAEDYLPFDHFDKGRYKGIAGATLERIADIVGIRFKVVGAPFAQLIERAKTGEVHVLNMAKTDDRLAHFLFPRAISTERDIIVGLKTSPPVQDVYDLDGQPVAVIDGFWHEEYLRKNLKRPLIVKTDSIQESLRLLRAGKVAYVIENPTVVEFYINGLGYAELVKRGATSKDSFIYFGVSRQQPELASIMDKVIPLIQFEEMKYRGIQTVPTLRNEANSQLTMMLAALAVLLLVILAVTAYVVRKLTAQRAKTQFLREREHLLYTDSLTGFHNRNYFSQMTDAGAAGDCPQAIVVADMNNLKQVNDSHGHAAGDTLITLFAQAARAQWPQADCFRIGGDEFLFILPHTGEVQLLEQLAELKSRLQQARHEIAPGVWINPSAALGHALRTDPQTSLHSCIAQADARMYEAKAGMKKRRTDRD